In a single window of the Rhizoctonia solani chromosome 16, complete sequence genome:
- a CDS encoding Reverse transcriptase from mobile element jockey protein has protein sequence MADRLANEGARAVPTPIFNRTVTWAREQATLKTARSWKKIWHEHSESRVNSKYYIPRPPALKLHPIFNSSNLDRDLECRLVQYLTGHGHYGEYHAQFNHNVDPRCACGESDETIFH, from the coding sequence ATGGCAGACCGACTGGCTAACGAAGGAGCTAGAGCTGTTCCGACCCCCATCTTCAATCGCACCGTTACATGGGCGAGAGAACAGGCAACCCTGAAGACCGCACGCTCATGGAAGAAAATATGGCACGAACACTCTGAGTCCAGAGTCAACTCGAAGTACTACATCCCCCGCCCACCTGCTCTCAAACTACACCCGATCTTCAACTCCAGCAACTTGGACAGGGACCTCGAGTGCCGCCTCGTCCAATACCTAACAGGACATGGACACTACGGCGAATACCACGCCCAATTCAACCATAACGTCGATCCCAGATGCGCCTGCGGGGAGTCGGACGAGACCATATTCCATTAA
- a CDS encoding ubiquitin carboxyl-terminal hydrolase — protein sequence MYLTLPLPVTKTWRHIIHWVPWDTRKRTLAVEIEVPKDSSYGYLKKLFAKWFGVEAENLRILYPPSKLPYHTSLSKRLSDSYIAFPFRLGHPPLRVAFTTVIAPHICVLFVAPCSRRLHRSLCLFHSTFGEHNVLAAELFQSIFPLFLFICSHPPAPSLHAYDPVRPPTQLARWLGPGGTPVRRTASPAPTPCVYRSGSYAHLLSPYHLLAAEVWSHKFYKFYDDYMNLTELAEKDTLVVYELPVPVKSIAKPPPQTSSFTFGAKPKPPPKTDPNAPSLLPIFHISEAQRSTAFGVPFFVLLTPAEASSREEIYRAVVERLFLSEDEDGEGEPEADEMKVEVVRDVEMQPAQEIVAKEEASTEPAQDDGKLAPPADPQGQEDFEVIGPQTELFELRLFNSVTATGIETGFNMNASSVRWVDWNTREQAAKPDPTLSDPESEDGSAVIVEKLSQPTPLVKPTDALVCQWSSPMQTHFFGSESSLFDEWEEFIHPEVQAARDAQIKSRSGRRSIDLEDCLDELTKEEQLGEEDLWYCPRCKKHQQATKRFELWSVPDILVVHLKRFSNARAMRDKIDALVEFPISGLDLSSRVGESGQSDECVYDLFAVDEHMGGLGGGHYRAYAKNLSDGEWYHFDDSYVSKSSAEDSVNANAYLLFYRRRSSDSKAVIKKVRARVDSNQEPDSQKSIDMGGQSVVRVPDEADPPPFELSDLDVLVPPSAYDLPESQASYDLPGSYRSNPGGSDDDPTFTTPSPVTTGSAGAEYDSLEEKDQDGVERLGGVAVEVTTTTTTEKKEL from the exons ATGTATCTTACACTTCCTCTGCCTGTCACGAAAACATGGCGGCACATCATTCACTGGGTTCCTTGGGATACGAGAAAACGTACGCTGGCTGTCGAAATCGAGGTTCCGAAGGACTCGAGCTATGGATATCTGAAGAAGCTGTTCGCCAAATGGTTCGGGGTCGAGGCGGAAAAT TTGCGAATTCTTTACCCGCCCTCGAAGCTGCCCTATCACACCTCGCTTTCCAAGCGCCTCTCTGACTCGTATATCGCATTTCCTTTCCGCCTCGGCCATCC GCCGTTGCGTGTCGCCTTTACTACTGTAATAGCACCTCATATTtgtgtcttgtttgttgCACCCTgctctcggcgcttacaCCGCTCACTCTGCCTCTTTCATTCTACGTTCGGCGAGCACAACGTGCTCGCTGCAGAGCTTTTCCAGTCCATCTTTCCCCTCTTTCTCTTTATCTGTTCCCACCCGCCCGCGCCTTCTCTACACGCATACGATCCGGTtcggccgcccacccagctcgctcggtggctCGGCCCCGGTGGCACCCCGGTTCGGCGTACCGCCTCTCCGGCTCCCACCCCATGCGTCTACCGGTCTGGATCGTACGCGCATCTCCTTTCCCCTTatcat CTCCTTGCGGCGGAAGTATGGTCGCATAAGTTCTACAAGTTTTACGACGACTATATGAATTTGACCGAACTCGCCGAGAAAGATACCCTAGTCGTATATGAACTTCCCGTTCCCGTGAAATCTATCGCCAAACCTCCTCCTCAGACGTCCTCCTTTACGTTTGGCGCCAAACCGAAACCACCTCCCAAAACCGACCCGAACGCCCCATCCCTTCTACCTATATTCCACATCTCCGAGGCTCAACGCAGTACAGCGTTTGGCGTACCGTTCTTTGTGTTACTCACCCCTGCTGAAGCCAGTTCGCGCGAGGAGATCTACCGAGCTGTGGTTGAACG GTTGTTCCTTAGCGAGGACGAAGATGGTGAAGGGGA GCCAGAAGCCGACGAGATGAAGGTCGAGGTGGTTCGAGATGTGGAGATGCAACCTGCCCAGGAAATcgtggccaaggaggaagcgTCTACGGAGCCCGCTCAGGATGACGGAAAACTCGCACCTCCTGCTGACCCGCAAGGGCAAGAGGACTTCGAGGTGATCGGTCCGCAAACCGAATTATTCGAGCTACGACTATTTAACTCGGTAACAGCGACTGGGATCGAAACAGGGTTCAATATGAATGCTTCTTCCGTTCGATGGGTCGACTGGAATACGCGTGAGCAGGCGGCAAAACCGGACCCAACTCTATCTGACCCCGAGAGCGAGGATGGCAGCGCAGTAATTGTCGAGAAGCTGTCTCAACCCACGCCGCTGGTCAAGCCCACTGACGCTCTTGTATGCCAGTGGTCATCGCCAATGCAGACACATTTCTTTGGCTCCGAGTCTTCGCTTTTCGACGAGTGGGAGGAGTTTATACACCCAGAAGTCCAGGCGGCGCGGGATGCACAAATCAAATCTCGTTCAGGCAGGCGTTCTATCGATCTCGAAGATTGTCTCGACGAACTCACGAAGGAAGAGCAACTTGGCGAGGAAGACCTCTGGTATTGTCCTAGGTGCAAAAAGCATCAGCAAGCAACCAAGAGATTCGAGCTCTGGTCCGTACCCGATATACTTGTCGTCCACCTCAAACGTTTCTCCAATGCCCGAGCCATGCGAGACAAGATCGATGCTCTCGTTGAGTTCCCGATCTCTGGACTTGATCTGAGTTCACGAGTTGGAGAGAGCGGTCAATCGGATGAATGCGTATATGACTTGTTTGCGGTTGATGAACATATGGGCGGTCTTGGTGGAGGTCACTATCGGGCATATGCGAAGAACTTGTCCGATGGCGAATGGTACCACTTTGACGACAGTTATGTCAGCAAGTCGAGCGCTGAAGACTCGGTC AATGCTAACGCATATTTGTTGTTCTACCGAAGACGCTCGTCAGATTCCAAGGCTGTGATCAAGAAGGTTCGTGCACGAGTTGACTCGAATCAGGAACCTGACTCCCAAAAGTCTATTGACATGGGAGGGCAGTCTGTCGTGCGCGTACCAGACGAAGCGGATCCCCCACCGTTCGAACTCTCAGACCTTGATGTTCTCGTTCCTCCATCTGCTTACGACCTACCCGAGTCTCAGGCTTCCTATGATCTCCCAGGGTCATACAGATCCAACCCTGGCGGCTCCGACGACGACCCCACCTTCACCACGCCATCACCAGTGACCACCGGCTCCGCTGGGGCCGAGTACGATTCACTTGAAGAGAAAGACCAAGATGGTGTAGAGAGGCTAGGGGGGGTCGCGGTCGAGGTTACGACCACCACGACCACGGAGAAGAAAGAGTTATAG